GCTCAGCGCGATCGCCCCGACGGTGTTCATCGCCACGCAGGCCGACCCGTGGCGCGACAACGCCGCGCTCATCGGCGACGCCCTCGGCCGCGAGGACGACGTGAAGAAGGCCGTGGATGCCGTGGACCAGCGCTGCGACGAGATCAAGGCCGCGCACGACCTCGCCGGGAAGACCGCCGAGATGATCCGCCCGCGCGACGAGACGACGCTGAGCCTGTACGGCCCGGTCTCGTTCGCCGGCAGCCTGCTCGAGTGCGTCGGCTACACGATCCCCGACCACGCCTGGGAAGACGGCCTGCAGGCCGACATCTCGCCCGAGAACATCGCGAGCGCGACGGCGGACGCCGTGTTCGTCACCACCGCCGACGTGAACGACCCCTCCACCGTTCCCGCGGCGATCTCGCAGAACGCCGCCGCGTTCCCGGTCGTGACCCTCGTCGACACGAGCACGTGGGTCGCCGGTGTCGGACCGAAGGGCGCACAGTCGGTGCTGGACGACATCGAGACCTTCCTCGCATCGGGGAAATGACCTCGGTCGTCCCCCCGCGGGTGTCGGACACGGCACCCGGATCCCCACGGATCGGTCGGACCGCCATCGGCACTCTCGTGCTGGTGGCGGTCCTCGCCGTGTCCGTCGCCCTCTCGCTCATGATCGGCGCGAACCCCCTCCCCTGGCACGCGGTGTGGGCGTCGCTCACCGGGGCGGGCACACCCGACACCGACTTCGTGGTCCTGGGGCTCCGCGTCCCCCGCACGATCGCGGGGGTCGTCGCCGGAGCCGCACTCGGGGTCGCCGGGGCCCTCATGCAGGCGTTCTCGCGCAACCCGCTCGCCGACCCCGGCATCCTCGGCGTCAACGCCGGGGCCGCGTTCGCCGTCGCCCTCACGGTGGCGCTGTTCGGCATCCAGAGCTCTCTCCTGCTCATCTGGCCGGCGTTCCTCGGGGCGCTGGTCGTGACCGTCGCCGTCGCCCTGGTCGGTTCGTCGGGCCGGGGACCGGCCGATCCGATCCGCCTCACGCTCGCGGGCGTCGCCGTCGGCGCGGTGCTCTCGGGCATCACCTCGGGCATGATGCTGAGCAACCCCGACGCCTTCGACCTCATGCGCGGATGGAACGCCGGATCGCTGCTGGGACGCGGGCTCGACATCGTCCTCCCGGTCGTGCCGTTCATCGCGGCGGGCCTCGCGGTGGCGTTCGTGCTCGGGCGCCCCCTCAACGCCCTCGCGCTCGGCGACGACCTCGCCCGCGCGCAGGGCATTCCCGTCGGCGCAGTACGGGTGGCATCCATCGCCGCGATCACCGTCCTCGCGGCAGCGGCGACCGCCCTCGTCGGGCCCCTGTCGTTCGTCGGTCTCATGGTGCCGCACGTCGTGCGGTGGATCGTCGGACCCGATCAGCGCCGCATCCTCCCCCTCAGCGCCCTCGCCGCGCCCATCGTCGTGCTGCTGGCCGACGTGCTCGGTCGCGTGATCATCGCCCCCGCCGAGGTGCCCGCGGGGATCGTGACCGCGTTCGTCGGCGCGCCCGTCCTCATCGCGCTCGCGCGGCGGCGGAGAGCGAGCACCCTGTGACGGCCGTCGACGTGGGATACCGCCGGGTGCACCTCGGCGCGCTGCCGGTGCGGCTGCGGAGCATCGTCGTCGGGGCGGCGGTGCTCGCAGCCGTCGTCGTGCTCGCGGTGCTCTCGCTCGGCTGGGGCACGTATCCGGTGGCTCCGGATGCCGTCGTCCGCGCCCTCCTCGGAGCGGGCGACGCCCTCGACACCACCGTGGTCGTCGGCTGGCGTCTCCCCCGCGTGCTCGCCGCCGTCACCCTGGGCGCGCTGCTGGCGATCGCCGGGGCCCTGTTCCAGACGGTGACGCGCAACCCGCTCGCGAGTCCCGACATCCTGGGGCTGTCGAACGGCGCCTTCACCG
This portion of the Microbacterium testaceum StLB037 genome encodes:
- a CDS encoding ABC transporter substrate-binding protein, with amino-acid sequence MPSHRSSRRLALLAAATGLALALSGCAGGADASLAESSASTHEVTHARGTTAVSTAPQRVVTLEPLELDTAVSVGITPVGAAVANMVNGVPSYLGVEGVTPVGTVSEPDLEAIAALKPDLILGTESRHSALYDQLSAIAPTVFIATQADPWRDNAALIGDALGREDDVKKAVDAVDQRCDEIKAAHDLAGKTAEMIRPRDETTLSLYGPVSFAGSLLECVGYTIPDHAWEDGLQADISPENIASATADAVFVTTADVNDPSTVPAAISQNAAAFPVVTLVDTSTWVAGVGPKGAQSVLDDIETFLASGK
- a CDS encoding FecCD family ABC transporter permease, which gives rise to MTSVVPPRVSDTAPGSPRIGRTAIGTLVLVAVLAVSVALSLMIGANPLPWHAVWASLTGAGTPDTDFVVLGLRVPRTIAGVVAGAALGVAGALMQAFSRNPLADPGILGVNAGAAFAVALTVALFGIQSSLLLIWPAFLGALVVTVAVALVGSSGRGPADPIRLTLAGVAVGAVLSGITSGMMLSNPDAFDLMRGWNAGSLLGRGLDIVLPVVPFIAAGLAVAFVLGRPLNALALGDDLARAQGIPVGAVRVASIAAITVLAAAATALVGPLSFVGLMVPHVVRWIVGPDQRRILPLSALAAPIVVLLADVLGRVIIAPAEVPAGIVTAFVGAPVLIALARRRRASTL